Proteins from a genomic interval of Chroococcidiopsis thermalis PCC 7203:
- a CDS encoding MAPEG family protein, producing MNSQLPTSAIFLFCIAVAAVLVYVPFLLVGYGRVQAGYDMAAPRAMFDKLPPYAQRAAWAHQNSFENFTIFAPAALMAYVTGVDSTLAVGAAIAFVVVRLFYSIFYIANIPLARSLMFAIGSLCSGILFITSILQATSYQ from the coding sequence ATGAACTCACAACTCCCTACTTCAGCAATTTTTCTCTTTTGTATTGCAGTAGCAGCAGTACTGGTTTATGTACCGTTTCTCCTTGTCGGTTACGGACGAGTGCAAGCTGGCTACGATATGGCAGCTCCTCGTGCTATGTTTGACAAGCTACCACCCTACGCGCAACGAGCAGCTTGGGCGCACCAAAATTCATTTGAGAATTTCACCATTTTTGCGCCAGCCGCGTTGATGGCATATGTTACGGGAGTTGATTCTACCTTGGCTGTGGGAGCGGCGATCGCCTTTGTGGTAGTGCGATTGTTTTACTCGATATTCTACATAGCTAATATCCCCTTAGCGCGATCGCTGATGTTTGCGATCGGCAGTCTTTGCTCTGGTATCTTGTTTATTACTAGCATCCTACAAGCAACTAGTTATCAGTGA
- a CDS encoding DNA-processing protein DprA — translation MIEQSQSINVSDVDTLAQELATIQQTGAKRIALLGSRHVPLTHQHLIEMMSYALVLSGNRIITSGATGTNSAAIRGAMRADANMLTVILPQSLERQPLESRQQLEKVMHLVENAKNDQMSLAEASAVCNQEIVSRCQQLICFAFHDSRTLLQTCQEAEDQRKIVTLFYLD, via the coding sequence TTGATCGAGCAGAGCCAGTCTATCAATGTATCCGATGTCGATACCCTTGCCCAAGAGTTGGCAACGATTCAGCAAACGGGCGCAAAACGAATTGCTTTACTGGGGTCGCGTCACGTCCCCCTGACTCATCAGCACTTAATCGAAATGATGAGCTACGCTCTGGTTCTGTCGGGTAATCGGATTATAACTTCCGGTGCGACGGGGACAAATTCAGCTGCTATTCGCGGTGCGATGCGTGCCGATGCGAATATGTTGACTGTAATTCTGCCACAAAGTTTAGAGCGTCAACCCCTGGAATCGCGCCAGCAGTTAGAAAAGGTGATGCATTTAGTAGAAAACGCCAAAAACGACCAAATGTCTTTGGCAGAAGCTAGTGCTGTATGCAACCAAGAGATCGTTTCTCGTTGCCAACAGCTAATCTGCTTTGCTTTCCACGATAGCCGCACGCTTTTGCAAACTTGCCAAGAGGCAGAAGATCAAAGGAAGATCGTGACGCTGTTCTACCTTGACTGA
- a CDS encoding PadR family transcriptional regulator — protein MALTHAILARLIDTPLSGYDIAQQFDGSVGYFWAASHQQIYRELSKLEQQGWIAGETVLQSGKPDKKLYYVTEIGKQQLKSWIASPSEASPIKDDLLVKIFAGYVAPQAIAIELKRHQKAHQEKLAVYKAIEQKYFSNPQILSEIEKFQYLTLLNGISYETHWLSWIDRAIELLK, from the coding sequence ATGGCTTTAACGCACGCGATCCTTGCCAGATTAATTGATACTCCCTTAAGCGGATACGATATAGCCCAACAATTTGATGGCTCAGTTGGCTACTTCTGGGCAGCAAGTCACCAGCAGATTTATCGAGAATTATCCAAATTAGAACAACAAGGCTGGATTGCAGGCGAAACTGTGCTTCAATCAGGAAAACCAGATAAAAAGCTTTACTATGTGACAGAAATAGGCAAACAACAGCTAAAGTCTTGGATAGCTTCCCCCTCAGAGGCTTCACCAATCAAGGACGATTTATTAGTCAAAATTTTTGCTGGTTATGTTGCTCCTCAAGCGATCGCGATCGAGTTGAAGCGTCATCAAAAAGCACATCAGGAAAAGCTGGCAGTATACAAAGCTATAGAGCAAAAGTACTTTAGCAATCCGCAAATACTATCCGAAATCGAAAAGTTTCAATACCTCACTCTCCTGAATGGTATTAGTTACGAAACCCACTGGTTGTCTTGGATCGATCGAGCAATAGAGTTACTTAAATAG
- a CDS encoding phosphotransacetylase family protein: MSKAAKFLLIGSTETYSGKSATVLGLSHRLQQMGLDLAYGKPLGSCFSEDTTAAIADADVEFVTKLLKLPPQRVFPTILSLDENAIGKRLRGEDNIDYRERLKQYLQLPAGDLTVLEGPGTLEEGSLFDLRMLQVSEIINASILLVSRYKSAFSVEPLISARRRLGDRLIGVLLNDIPLEQMETVAAEVSPYLEKRSIPVLGMLPSNRLLRSVSVRELVNQLKADVLCRADRLDLMVESLAIGAMNVNSALRYFGQRRNMAVVTGGDRVEIQLAALESSTQCLILTGKLPAPTFILSKAEELEIPILSVDLDTLTTVEIVDRTFGQVRLHEPFKVECIRQLMTEHFDFNRLLSQLDLSPAVALP; the protein is encoded by the coding sequence GTGTCGAAGGCTGCTAAGTTTTTGCTAATTGGTTCAACTGAGACTTACAGTGGTAAGTCTGCCACTGTATTAGGTCTATCTCATCGATTGCAACAAATGGGGCTGGATCTTGCCTACGGCAAACCTTTGGGTAGCTGTTTTAGTGAAGATACCACAGCCGCGATCGCTGATGCTGATGTTGAGTTTGTGACTAAACTACTGAAACTCCCACCACAGCGGGTATTTCCCACAATCTTATCCTTGGACGAAAATGCCATTGGCAAACGCTTGCGAGGAGAAGACAACATCGACTACCGCGAACGCCTGAAGCAATATCTGCAACTTCCAGCAGGCGATCTGACAGTCTTGGAAGGACCGGGAACTCTGGAAGAGGGCAGTTTGTTCGATCTGCGAATGCTGCAAGTATCTGAAATTATTAATGCTTCAATTCTACTAGTGTCTCGCTACAAATCGGCGTTTTCTGTGGAACCATTGATTTCGGCACGACGGCGCTTGGGCGATCGCTTAATTGGCGTGCTACTGAATGATATTCCTCTCGAACAGATGGAAACTGTAGCAGCAGAAGTCAGTCCTTATCTAGAAAAACGCAGTATTCCAGTTTTAGGAATGCTGCCTAGCAACCGCTTACTCAGAAGTGTCAGCGTTAGAGAATTAGTCAATCAGTTAAAAGCAGATGTCCTTTGCCGTGCCGATCGCCTCGATCTGATGGTGGAAAGTTTGGCAATTGGAGCAATGAATGTCAACTCAGCGTTGAGATATTTCGGACAGCGGCGAAATATGGCTGTCGTCACGGGAGGCGATCGCGTTGAAATTCAATTAGCAGCTTTGGAAAGTTCTACTCAATGCCTCATTCTAACGGGCAAGCTTCCCGCACCAACTTTTATCCTTAGTAAAGCAGAAGAACTCGAAATTCCCATCCTCTCGGTCGATCTCGATACGTTAACTACAGTAGAGATCGTCGATCGCACGTTCGGACAAGTGCGCCTGCACGAACCCTTCAAAGTTGAATGCATCCGTCAGTTAATGACAGAACATTTTGACTTTAATCGCTTATTATCTCAACTCGACCTCAGCCCTGCTGTTGCTTTGCCTTAG
- a CDS encoding polyribonucleotide nucleotidyltransferase yields MVEMDRSISFDGRDIRLRVGMLAPQAGGAVLIQSGDTAVLVTATRSTAREGIDFLPLTVDYEERLYAVGRIPGGFLRREGRPPEKAILTSRLIDRPLRPLFPGWLRDDLQVVATTLAMDELVPPDVLAVTGASMAVMLAQIPFNGPMAAVRVGLVGDDFIINPTYAEIKAGDLDLVVAGTPDGVIMVEAGANQLSEQDMVEAIDFGYEAVRDLIAAQQDFLKELGVEPPQVTPPEVDSTLTDFIRDRAQTQIKQILSQFDLDKNSRDAALDEVKASVAEAIAELPEEDPVKVITTTESKALGNTFKDLTKQLMRRQIVEDGVRVDGRKLDEVRPVSCRVDVLPKRVHGSGLFNRGLTQVLSACTLGTPGDAQNLSDDLQEDLEKRYIHHYNFPPFSVGETKPLRAPGRREIGHGALAERAILPILPPKADFPYVIRVVSEVLSSNGSTSMGSVCGSTLSLMDAGVPILKPVSGAAMGLIKEGSEVRVLTDIQGIEDFLGDMDFKVAGTDTGITALQMDMKISGLPLETIKQAIDQARPARMHILEKMLQAIDQPRSEMSAFAPRLLTIKIEQDLIGMIIGPGGKTIKGITEETGAKIDIEDDGTVTISAVDESKAKKARNIIQGMTRKLQEGEVYAGRVTRIIPIGAFVEFLPGKEGMIHISQLADYRVGKVEDEVTVGDEVIVKVREIDGKGRINLTRLGIHPDQAAAAREAAVK; encoded by the coding sequence ATGGTAGAGATGGATAGGTCAATATCCTTCGATGGAAGGGATATTCGACTTAGAGTAGGTATGTTAGCCCCTCAAGCTGGGGGAGCAGTGTTAATTCAATCAGGCGATACGGCAGTTTTAGTTACTGCAACCCGAAGTACAGCCAGAGAAGGCATTGATTTTCTTCCCCTGACGGTAGATTATGAAGAAAGACTCTACGCTGTCGGTCGAATTCCAGGTGGTTTCTTGCGGCGTGAAGGTCGCCCGCCAGAAAAGGCGATTCTGACGAGCCGCTTGATCGATCGCCCCTTGCGTCCGCTGTTTCCTGGTTGGCTGCGGGACGATCTGCAAGTCGTGGCGACGACTCTGGCAATGGATGAGTTAGTCCCGCCGGACGTGCTAGCGGTAACGGGTGCATCAATGGCGGTGATGCTGGCGCAAATTCCTTTTAATGGACCAATGGCAGCCGTGCGCGTCGGCTTGGTAGGAGATGATTTTATTATTAACCCTACCTATGCTGAAATTAAAGCCGGAGATTTGGATCTGGTGGTAGCAGGCACTCCAGACGGCGTGATTATGGTAGAGGCTGGAGCTAACCAGCTATCAGAACAGGATATGGTTGAGGCGATCGATTTCGGCTACGAAGCCGTGCGAGATTTGATCGCTGCTCAACAAGACTTTCTCAAAGAGTTAGGGGTCGAACCGCCACAAGTCACACCGCCAGAAGTGGATTCTACTTTAACAGACTTCATTCGCGATCGCGCCCAAACTCAAATCAAACAAATTCTCTCGCAGTTTGACCTTGACAAAAATAGCCGCGATGCTGCCCTTGATGAAGTGAAAGCATCTGTTGCCGAAGCGATCGCGGAACTGCCAGAAGAAGATCCGGTAAAGGTGATTACGACTACCGAAAGCAAAGCACTGGGTAACACTTTCAAAGATTTGACCAAGCAATTGATGCGACGGCAAATTGTTGAAGATGGCGTGCGGGTTGACGGACGCAAACTAGACGAAGTACGCCCTGTTTCCTGTAGAGTTGATGTTTTACCCAAGCGGGTTCACGGTAGCGGTTTATTCAATCGCGGTCTGACGCAGGTTCTGTCTGCCTGTACTCTAGGGACACCAGGCGATGCTCAAAACTTGTCGGACGATCTGCAAGAAGACCTAGAAAAACGCTATATCCATCACTACAACTTTCCGCCCTTCTCGGTTGGGGAAACAAAACCTCTGCGCGCCCCAGGTCGGCGGGAAATCGGTCACGGAGCCCTAGCAGAACGTGCGATCCTGCCCATTCTACCACCCAAAGCTGATTTTCCCTACGTCATTCGCGTAGTGTCGGAAGTCCTCTCTTCTAATGGTTCTACGTCGATGGGTTCGGTCTGCGGTTCCACTCTTTCCCTGATGGATGCAGGCGTTCCGATTCTCAAACCCGTGAGTGGGGCAGCGATGGGACTGATTAAAGAAGGTTCCGAAGTCCGCGTCCTGACTGATATTCAGGGGATTGAAGACTTCTTGGGCGATATGGACTTTAAAGTGGCTGGAACGGATACAGGAATTACAGCCCTGCAAATGGACATGAAAATTTCTGGGCTGCCTCTGGAAACGATCAAGCAAGCCATTGACCAAGCGCGTCCCGCACGGATGCACATCTTGGAAAAAATGCTTCAGGCGATCGACCAGCCGCGTAGCGAAATGTCAGCCTTTGCCCCGCGTCTGCTGACAATTAAGATCGAGCAAGATCTGATCGGCATGATTATCGGACCTGGTGGCAAAACAATTAAAGGGATCACCGAAGAAACTGGAGCCAAAATCGATATTGAAGACGATGGCACGGTGACTATCTCTGCAGTGGATGAGAGCAAAGCGAAAAAAGCTCGTAACATCATTCAGGGAATGACCCGCAAGCTACAAGAAGGAGAAGTCTACGCTGGTCGCGTGACTCGAATTATTCCCATTGGCGCGTTTGTAGAATTTTTGCCTGGAAAAGAAGGCATGATCCACATTTCTCAACTGGCTGACTATCGTGTAGGGAAAGTCGAAGACGAAGTCACAGTTGGTGATGAAGTGATTGTCAAAGTCAGAGAAATCGATGGCAAAGGTCGGATCAATCTGACTCGCTTGGGCATTCATCCCGACCAAGCAGCCGCAGCGCGAGAAGCAGCTGTGAAGTAA
- a CDS encoding monooxygenase family protein, giving the protein MSYSIYQVELPENPEAIAFVNGFLARDRAGLIWMWKNLLWIKNTTATADGCVQLKAGICAANEVLMVSYWRSPQSLQAFFKGKFHRQMMQFVAKHPESLCLYNETYQPTASGKYSHEPQGMATIYG; this is encoded by the coding sequence ATGAGTTATTCAATATATCAAGTTGAGTTACCAGAAAACCCCGAAGCGATCGCCTTTGTGAACGGTTTCTTGGCACGCGATCGCGCAGGCTTGATTTGGATGTGGAAAAATCTCTTGTGGATTAAGAACACCACAGCAACGGCTGATGGCTGCGTGCAACTTAAAGCAGGGATTTGCGCTGCTAATGAAGTCTTGATGGTAAGTTATTGGCGATCGCCGCAAAGCTTGCAAGCATTTTTCAAAGGGAAATTTCATCGCCAGATGATGCAATTTGTTGCCAAGCATCCCGAGAGTTTGTGTTTATATAACGAGACATATCAACCTACAGCAAGTGGTAAATACTCGCACGAACCGCAGGGAATGGCAACTATTTATGGATAA